In a genomic window of Planctomicrobium piriforme:
- a CDS encoding zinc-binding metallopeptidase family protein, translating to MKTFRCVCNNQLFFGNTVCLACQREAVFCPRCREVTSLVPNDDGTFHCGKESCAAHLQKCHNYVTEFVCNGGIEISDDPEQQQTLCEHCRLTEVIPDLTIEGNRELWARLEDAKRRVLYTIELLNLPIGRTENDVEPKLVFDFEADLDTPVYTGHDNGRIIINIREADDVEREKARVAFREPQRTLVGHFRHELGHYYWDTLIKGQREEEYRALFGDERSPDYDTALAAYYQNGPAADWQGNYISAYATMHPWEDFAETFGTYLDLVSILDTARHRNGRDFRGQDCAKLLAEYQQVGILANELNREMGLKDLVPEVFGPKVAEKICYVHRLVANAGASTKDEKRLTAATA from the coding sequence ATGAAGACGTTTCGCTGTGTCTGCAACAACCAGTTGTTTTTCGGGAACACCGTGTGTCTGGCCTGCCAACGCGAGGCCGTCTTTTGCCCACGCTGTCGCGAAGTGACGTCTCTGGTGCCGAATGACGACGGCACATTTCACTGCGGCAAGGAAAGCTGCGCCGCGCATTTGCAGAAGTGCCACAATTATGTGACTGAGTTCGTCTGCAACGGCGGCATCGAAATCAGCGACGATCCCGAGCAGCAGCAGACGCTCTGCGAACACTGCCGCCTGACTGAAGTCATTCCCGATCTGACCATCGAAGGAAACCGGGAACTCTGGGCACGTCTGGAAGACGCCAAGCGCCGCGTGCTCTACACGATTGAATTACTGAATCTTCCGATCGGCCGGACGGAAAATGACGTCGAGCCCAAACTGGTGTTCGACTTCGAAGCCGATCTCGATACGCCTGTGTACACCGGACACGACAACGGTCGAATCATCATCAACATCCGCGAAGCGGATGATGTCGAACGGGAAAAAGCCCGAGTCGCATTTCGGGAACCGCAACGAACTCTTGTCGGTCACTTCCGCCACGAACTCGGCCACTATTACTGGGACACGTTGATCAAAGGTCAGCGGGAAGAAGAGTACCGGGCCCTGTTCGGCGATGAACGGTCGCCTGACTACGATACCGCCCTCGCCGCGTACTATCAGAACGGCCCCGCCGCCGACTGGCAGGGGAATTACATTTCGGCCTATGCCACGATGCACCCCTGGGAAGACTTCGCGGAAACGTTCGGGACCTACCTGGACCTCGTCAGCATTCTGGACACCGCACGGCATCGCAACGGACGCGATTTCCGCGGGCAGGACTGCGCCAAGCTGCTCGCCGAATATCAACAGGTCGGCATCCTTGCGAACGAACTCAACCGCGAAATGGGGCTGAAAGATCTGGTGCCGGAAGTGTTCGGTCCCAAGGTGGCGGAAAAGATCTGCTATGTGCATCGCCTTGTGGCGAATGCCGGCGCATCAACCAAAGACGAAAAACGGCTGACCGCCGCCACGGCTTAG
- a CDS encoding potassium transporter Kup, protein MNAPKTPASRFANLWPLCLGSLGIVYGDIGTSPLYALRECFADHSGLVASEHNILGVLSLITWSLIVVISIKYLLVVMRADNDGEGGILALMALVGLHEAPKSRIRGVVILAGLFGAALLYGDGVITPAISVLSAVEGLDVATPFFRPYVVPITIVILTGLFWVQHRGTEKVGFVFGPVMIVWFSVLTILGLVQIVQEPDVLRAVNPYYLVQFFEHNGIKGFLILGVVFLVVTGGEALYADMGHFGKTPIRLTWFTVVLPALLTNYFGQGALLLRNPDAIAHPFYHLVSGWLLYPLVLLSTVATIVASQAVISGAFSLTMQAIQSGLMPRMEIRHTSDEEFGQVYVPLVNWLMMIGTIGLVVLFKSSSALASAYGIAITTTMVITTLLLFLAMRELWHWSLPAALFVCGIFLPIDLAFFGANLIKVLDGGWLPLLIATAIVIVMTTWDRGRDLLVERIQRIGMSDDDFFAKLDEHRPQRVPGTAIYLWSRPGDVPLALVQNIRMNHVVHEMIIILHINFSRRPRVPASERIKVERLRDDFYRVTMHFGFVQNPNVPRALRLTNQLPVKCGDKNTIYVIGRETVLSVPNIGMAPWRERLFVFMSRNALRANAFFSLPSDQVLEIGTQIEI, encoded by the coding sequence ATGAACGCACCAAAGACGCCGGCCTCGCGTTTCGCCAATTTGTGGCCGCTGTGCCTGGGCTCGCTGGGGATTGTTTACGGGGACATTGGCACCAGCCCGCTGTATGCCCTGCGGGAATGCTTCGCCGATCACAGCGGACTCGTCGCCAGCGAACACAATATTCTCGGCGTGTTGTCGCTCATTACCTGGTCGTTGATCGTCGTGATCTCGATCAAATACCTGCTGGTGGTGATGCGGGCGGACAACGACGGCGAAGGGGGGATTCTCGCCCTGATGGCGCTCGTCGGCCTGCATGAAGCCCCGAAGTCACGAATCCGGGGAGTTGTCATTCTGGCGGGGCTGTTCGGCGCCGCATTGCTGTACGGGGACGGAGTGATCACGCCGGCAATTTCCGTACTGAGCGCCGTTGAAGGGCTCGATGTCGCCACGCCCTTCTTCAGGCCGTACGTCGTACCGATCACAATTGTGATTCTCACGGGCCTGTTCTGGGTGCAACATCGCGGCACGGAGAAAGTCGGATTCGTCTTTGGTCCGGTGATGATTGTCTGGTTCAGCGTGCTGACGATTCTGGGACTGGTGCAGATCGTGCAGGAACCGGACGTGTTACGGGCCGTGAATCCGTACTACCTGGTGCAGTTCTTTGAACACAACGGCATCAAAGGCTTTTTGATTCTCGGCGTCGTGTTTCTCGTCGTGACGGGGGGCGAAGCGCTCTATGCCGACATGGGCCATTTCGGCAAAACGCCGATCCGGCTGACCTGGTTCACGGTGGTGCTGCCGGCTCTGCTGACCAACTATTTCGGACAGGGGGCGTTGCTGCTGCGCAATCCCGACGCGATCGCGCATCCCTTCTATCACCTGGTGAGCGGCTGGCTGCTGTACCCGTTGGTGCTGCTCTCGACGGTCGCCACGATCGTCGCGTCTCAGGCGGTGATCTCAGGCGCGTTCTCCTTGACGATGCAGGCGATTCAGTCGGGACTCATGCCGCGGATGGAGATTCGCCATACGTCCGATGAAGAATTTGGCCAGGTCTATGTTCCCCTGGTGAACTGGCTGATGATGATCGGCACCATCGGGCTGGTGGTGTTGTTCAAATCGTCGAGCGCCCTGGCTTCCGCCTACGGCATTGCGATCACGACCACGATGGTGATCACGACGTTGCTGCTGTTTCTGGCGATGCGGGAATTGTGGCACTGGTCATTGCCGGCGGCGCTGTTCGTCTGCGGTATTTTCCTACCGATCGATCTGGCATTCTTCGGCGCGAATCTCATCAAAGTGCTGGATGGCGGCTGGCTGCCGCTGCTGATTGCCACCGCCATCGTCATTGTCATGACCACCTGGGATCGGGGGCGCGACCTGCTGGTCGAACGCATTCAGCGGATCGGGATGTCGGACGATGATTTCTTTGCCAAGCTCGATGAGCATCGCCCGCAACGCGTCCCGGGGACGGCGATCTATTTGTGGAGCCGCCCCGGCGATGTGCCGCTCGCGCTCGTACAGAACATCCGCATGAACCATGTGGTGCACGAGATGATCATCATTCTGCACATCAACTTTTCACGACGGCCCCGCGTCCCCGCATCCGAGCGGATCAAAGTCGAGCGTTTGCGAGACGACTTTTATCGGGTGACGATGCACTTCGGCTTCGTCCAGAATCCAAACGTCCCCCGCGCATTGCGGTTGACGAATCAACTGCCGGTCAAATGCGGCGACAAGAACACCATCTATGTGATTGGCCGCGAAACGGTGCTGTCAGTCCCCAACATCGGGATGGCGCCGTGGCGCGAGCGGCTCTTCGTGTTCATGTCGCGTAACGCACTCCGCGCGAATGCATTCTTCTCGCTGCCGTCGGATCAAGTGCTGGAGATCGGCACGCAGATTGAGATTTAG
- a CDS encoding AI-2E family transporter, with protein MASRQASFWMLLALAVALGVLFFNVVRPFLLPLLLACVATVLVRPYYEWAVVKFGNRRGLTAFLFSVLFLLVIFLPIAGALLIAGNELMNLGQDLLSPDGKLNHSVKQMQDLAHQRMTDQQWEQFKASAGKSVEGAISGIYTKTQALISNIVELVVGLVITCLALFYFLADGPALLVTLRRLSPLESQDEEILIADFANVCRGVVLSTLVCSFFQAVAAGIGFAIVGVERVWLLSVLTMFTSMIPFVGAAAVWGVVAVGLLMAGHGWAALFLVIYGSTVVSSTDNLLRAYVLRDSAKLHPLVALLSVLGAVQIVGLWGIVLGPIVASFFYAVLKILRDRHWDATGQPMASSQQPLC; from the coding sequence ATGGCGAGTCGGCAGGCGTCGTTCTGGATGCTTTTAGCATTGGCGGTGGCACTGGGAGTGTTGTTTTTCAACGTCGTGCGGCCGTTTCTGCTGCCGCTGTTGCTCGCCTGCGTGGCGACCGTGCTGGTGCGCCCCTACTACGAATGGGCGGTCGTCAAGTTCGGCAATCGCCGCGGTCTGACGGCGTTTCTGTTCTCAGTGCTGTTCCTGCTGGTCATCTTTCTGCCGATCGCAGGGGCGCTGCTGATTGCCGGAAACGAATTGATGAACCTCGGGCAGGATCTGTTGTCGCCTGACGGCAAATTGAATCATTCGGTGAAACAGATGCAGGATCTTGCGCACCAGCGGATGACCGACCAGCAGTGGGAACAGTTCAAGGCCTCGGCGGGAAAATCGGTCGAAGGGGCGATCAGCGGCATCTATACCAAGACGCAGGCATTGATCTCGAACATCGTGGAACTGGTGGTCGGGCTGGTGATCACCTGTCTGGCGTTGTTCTATTTCCTCGCCGACGGCCCCGCACTGCTGGTGACGCTGCGGAGATTGTCGCCTTTGGAAAGCCAGGACGAGGAGATCCTGATTGCCGACTTCGCGAACGTCTGTCGCGGAGTCGTGCTGTCGACGCTGGTCTGCTCGTTCTTTCAAGCGGTCGCCGCGGGGATTGGTTTTGCGATTGTGGGAGTGGAACGGGTCTGGCTGCTGTCGGTGCTGACGATGTTCACCTCGATGATCCCGTTTGTGGGTGCGGCAGCCGTGTGGGGAGTCGTCGCGGTCGGGCTGCTGATGGCAGGACATGGCTGGGCGGCACTGTTTCTGGTGATCTACGGCAGCACCGTCGTCTCCTCGACCGACAACCTGTTGCGGGCCTATGTCCTGCGGGATTCAGCCAAGCTGCACCCGCTGGTCGCGCTGCTCAGCGTGCTGGGGGCGGTGCAGATTGTCGGGCTGTGGGGAATCGTGCTGGGACCGATCGTCGCGTCGTTCTTCTATGCGGTGCTGAAGATCCTCCGGGACCGTCACTGGGACGCCACAGGCCAGCCGATGGCGTCGTCACAACAACCGCTCTGTTGA